GGTCGGCCCACCCGTCGGCCTGGCCGACGCTGATCCGGGTCCAGTCGCCGGGCACCCCGTCGAACTTCGCGACGTCCGCGGCGTTGCAGACGACGTGGCGGGCGCCGGCGCGGGTGATCCGGTCGGCCAGGTCGGCGGGGCCGAGCGCGGTGGTGGTCGGCATGATCACCGCGCCGAGCTTCATCACCGCCAGCATCGACTCCCACAGCTCCACCTGGTTGCCCAGCATGAGCAGCACCGGGTCGCCCCGGCGCACGCCCCGGCCGGCCAGCCAGGCGGCCAGCCGGTCCGACGCGCGGGTCATCTCGGCGAAGGTCCGCCGGGTCGTCGTCCCGTCCGCCCCCACGACGACGAGCGCGGGGCGGTCGTCGTCCCGCGCGACGGCGTCGAACCAGTCGACCGCCCAGTTGAACCGCTCCCCCAGCTGCGGCCAGCGGAACTCCGCGACCGCCCGGGCGTGGTCGCCGCGCAGCGCCAGCAGCTGGTCCCGGGCCGCCCGGTAGGCCTCGGTGACGTCCATGGGGCACTCCCTCCCTCGCGGGCCCGGCGCGGGCGGGGGTGGCGCCGACCGTGACCCCCGCCACTGTGCCCCGGAGGGGTGACCGGGCGCCAGGCACCCCTCCCGTGCAGGTCAGACCGGTGGGCGTCCCCCGGGGTGCCGACGTATGGTCCGCTCCGTGACCGGGGACGGCGTCGACGCGGACGGGGCGGCGGCGCACCCGGTGTCGCCGGCCGCCGGGTCCTGGCCGCCGGTGTACTCCCGGGTGCGGGTCGGGGCGGCCAGCGTGCGGGTGGGGGTGGCCGGCGAGGGCCCGCCGCTGCTGCTGCTCAACGGCATCGGCGCCAACATCGAGATGTGGGAGCCGGCGGTGCGCCGGCTGCCGGGCCGGCAGGTGGTCATGCTCGACGTCCCGGGCACCGGCGGGTCACCGGCGCTGCGCAGCGGGCTGCGGATGTCGGGCTACGGGCGGCTGGTGACCGGGGTGCTCGACGCGCTGGGACACGTGCGGGTCGACGTCCTCGGCTACTCCTGGGGCGGCGCGCTGGCCCAGCAGGTGGCCCACCAGGCGCCCTCGCGGGTGCGCAACCTGGTGCTCGCCGCGACCACCCCGGGCCTGGGCGGGCAGCCTCCGGCGCCCTGGGTGCTGGCGCTGATGGCCTCCCCCACGCGGTACTACTCCCGCCGCTACCTGCGCCTGACCGCCCCGCTGCTGTTCGGCAGCGACCCGCGGGTGGCCGCCGACTCCGCGCACGGCCAGGCGCGGCTGCGCCGCCCGCCGAGCCTGCTCGGCTACACCCAGCAGCTGTACGCCATCTCCGGCTGGTCCAGCCGCTGGTGGCTGGACCGGGTGCAGCACCCCACCCTGGTCATCGGCGCGCGGCGGGACCCGCTCGCGCCGCCGCGCAACGCCCGGATCATGGCGGCGGCGCTGCCGCACGCCCAGCTGCGGATGGTCGACGGCGGGCACCTGTTCCTCTTCGAGGACCCGGACGCGGGCTGCGCGCTGGTCGAGACGTTCCTGCGGCGGCAGGAGGACGAGCTGGCCGGCGACGGGCGGGGGCCGCGCAGGCGTGAGGGCGTGCGGCGCGGGCCGTAGCGCGCCACCGCCGGCGAGGGCCGGGGCGCACTACGGTGTGCGCCGGCTCACGTCCCGCCGCACCAGGAGCGACCCGTGTTCGACGACGCACTGACCTCCACCATCGCCCGGGCCCGCGGGCACGCCCTCGGCGACCTGCTGCGGCGCTCCGCGGCGCGCGTGCCCGACCGCACGGCGCTGCGCTTCCGCGACCGCTCGCACACGTACGCCGAACTGGACGCGGCCGTGG
This window of the Geodermatophilus sp. DSM 44513 genome carries:
- a CDS encoding alpha/beta fold hydrolase; this encodes MTGDGVDADGAAAHPVSPAAGSWPPVYSRVRVGAASVRVGVAGEGPPLLLLNGIGANIEMWEPAVRRLPGRQVVMLDVPGTGGSPALRSGLRMSGYGRLVTGVLDALGHVRVDVLGYSWGGALAQQVAHQAPSRVRNLVLAATTPGLGGQPPAPWVLALMASPTRYYSRRYLRLTAPLLFGSDPRVAADSAHGQARLRRPPSLLGYTQQLYAISGWSSRWWLDRVQHPTLVIGARRDPLAPPRNARIMAAALPHAQLRMVDGGHLFLFEDPDAGCALVETFLRRQEDELAGDGRGPRRREGVRRGP